A window of the Bacteriovorax sp. PP10 genome harbors these coding sequences:
- a CDS encoding phosphotransferase, translating to MASYTQITLEEAQEILKLYGRTNVVKCTPLSLGISNSNYRVDLEDEVVLLKISNDKNQAQLADEQAILVYLKEKNYPYSLKPFPLSSGGFIYNYAQYFGVLYPFVEGIPPGPSDYTCQEVGRAMAELHNIKHDPKCLAKLRPHEAVGFGPKEILDYIQTPGCPPDFKASFETLYPDSLSGFMNANFETGIIHGDLYYDNTLFDHNKISTVLDFEQAGIGEYILDLGISISGTCLEKGRVITPLVNSYLVGYESVRALTPNEKKFLDQAITLGLLSISLWRIKRFYERDLNPLMKDSYQDLLVRALHYFEMRKELN from the coding sequence ATGGCAAGTTACACACAAATAACGCTGGAAGAAGCACAAGAAATATTGAAGCTCTACGGTCGGACTAATGTTGTCAAATGCACGCCGCTGTCTCTAGGAATATCTAATTCAAACTACCGCGTTGATTTGGAAGACGAAGTTGTTTTACTTAAAATCTCCAATGATAAAAACCAGGCGCAGCTCGCTGATGAGCAAGCGATTCTGGTGTATTTAAAAGAAAAAAATTATCCGTATTCACTAAAACCATTTCCACTTTCATCGGGTGGTTTCATTTATAATTACGCTCAATATTTTGGCGTGTTGTATCCATTCGTTGAAGGAATTCCACCAGGACCTTCTGACTACACTTGCCAAGAAGTTGGTAGAGCAATGGCCGAACTGCACAACATTAAACACGACCCAAAATGCTTAGCGAAATTACGCCCTCATGAAGCAGTGGGTTTTGGCCCTAAAGAAATATTAGACTATATCCAAACACCGGGCTGTCCTCCTGACTTTAAGGCCTCTTTTGAGACCCTTTACCCGGATAGCCTTTCAGGCTTCATGAACGCTAACTTTGAAACAGGCATCATCCACGGGGACCTTTATTACGACAATACCCTCTTCGATCATAACAAAATCAGCACTGTGCTGGACTTTGAGCAGGCCGGAATCGGCGAATACATCCTCGATCTGGGGATCTCAATATCAGGGACTTGTTTAGAGAAGGGCCGAGTTATAACTCCGCTGGTCAACTCATATCTTGTAGGGTATGAATCAGTCAGAGCACTCACACCGAATGAAAAGAAATTCTTGGATCAAGCGATTACCCTAGGCCTCCTTTCAATTTCACTATGGCGAATCAAAAGATTCTACGAGAGAGATCTCAACCCACTGATGAAAGACTCTTATCAGGATTTGTTGGTGCGTGCGCTTCACTATTTCGAGATGAGAAAAGAATTAAATTAA
- the ahcY gene encoding adenosylhomocysteinase has product MAFTDYKVKDMSLAEWGRKEIEIAEVEMPGLMALRAEFGKQKPLKGARIAGCLHMTIQTAVLIETLVELGAEVRWSSCNIFSTQDQAAAAIAAAGIPVFAWKGMTEKEFDWCIEQTLKWADGSALNMILDDGGDLTVMVHDRFPELLKEIKGLSEETTTGVHRLYDMVKKGQLKVPAININDSTTKSKFDNLYGCRESLVDSVKRATDVMIAGKVCVVAGYGDVGKGSAGSFKGLGGRVIITEIDPICALQAAMEGYQVMKMEDAAKLGDIFVTATGCRDVITGKHMEMMKDGAIVANIGHFDLEIEVAYLNKTGKKINIKPQVDQYVMPSGKKLIVLAEGRLVNLGCGTGHPSFVMSNSFTNQVMAQMELWANHANYKCEVYVLPKHLDEKVARLHLAKIGVVLDTLTSAQSEYLGVKAEGPYKPDHYRY; this is encoded by the coding sequence ATGGCCTTTACAGATTATAAAGTAAAAGATATGTCGCTGGCAGAATGGGGACGTAAAGAAATCGAAATCGCTGAAGTAGAAATGCCGGGACTAATGGCACTTCGTGCAGAATTCGGAAAACAAAAACCACTTAAAGGAGCAAGAATTGCTGGATGTCTACACATGACAATCCAAACTGCAGTTCTTATCGAAACACTTGTTGAACTTGGTGCGGAAGTACGTTGGTCATCATGTAATATTTTTTCAACTCAAGACCAAGCTGCTGCTGCAATCGCTGCTGCAGGAATTCCGGTTTTTGCTTGGAAAGGAATGACAGAAAAAGAATTCGACTGGTGTATTGAACAAACTCTTAAATGGGCAGACGGTTCAGCACTTAACATGATCCTTGATGACGGTGGTGATTTAACTGTTATGGTTCACGATAGATTTCCTGAACTACTAAAAGAAATCAAAGGTCTTTCAGAAGAAACAACTACAGGTGTTCATAGACTTTACGATATGGTGAAGAAGGGACAACTTAAAGTTCCAGCTATCAACATCAACGATTCAACAACAAAATCAAAATTCGACAACCTATACGGATGCCGCGAATCTCTAGTTGACTCTGTAAAAAGAGCAACTGACGTAATGATCGCTGGTAAAGTTTGTGTTGTTGCTGGTTACGGTGACGTTGGTAAAGGATCTGCAGGATCTTTCAAAGGATTAGGCGGACGAGTTATCATCACTGAAATCGATCCAATTTGCGCTCTTCAAGCGGCAATGGAAGGTTACCAGGTAATGAAAATGGAAGACGCTGCAAAGCTTGGAGACATTTTCGTAACAGCTACTGGATGCCGTGATGTTATCACTGGTAAGCACATGGAAATGATGAAAGATGGAGCAATCGTTGCTAACATCGGTCACTTCGACCTTGAAATCGAAGTTGCTTACTTAAATAAGACTGGTAAAAAAATCAACATTAAGCCTCAAGTTGATCAATACGTAATGCCATCAGGAAAGAAACTAATCGTTCTTGCTGAAGGACGTCTTGTTAACCTTGGATGCGGAACTGGTCACCCTTCTTTCGTAATGTCTAACTCGTTCACAAACCAAGTTATGGCACAAATGGAATTATGGGCTAACCACGCAAATTACAAATGTGAAGTTTACGTTCTACCAAAACACTTAGATGAAAAAGTAGCTCGTCTTCACTTAGCAAAAATTGGTGTTGTTCTTGATACTCTTACATCTGCTCAGTCTGAGTACCTAGGTGTAAAAGCTGAAGGTCCATACAAACCAGACCACTACAGATACTAA
- the rpiB gene encoding ribose 5-phosphate isomerase B, protein MMKKIALGSDHAAYEMKETVKRLLLSQNFEVIDVGTHSCDRVDYPDYAKLVSHEVVTQNIQGILLCGSGIGVSIVANRFKGIRAALCRTPEDAEMARKHNDANVLCLGARFNTEEEIKKIISSWFENSFEGGRHTDRLNKFSDLGEDC, encoded by the coding sequence ATGATGAAAAAAATTGCACTTGGTTCAGACCACGCAGCATATGAAATGAAGGAGACGGTTAAACGTCTCCTTCTATCTCAAAACTTCGAAGTCATCGATGTCGGGACTCACTCATGCGATAGAGTTGATTATCCAGACTACGCAAAGTTAGTAAGTCATGAAGTCGTCACACAAAACATTCAAGGTATTCTTCTTTGTGGATCGGGAATTGGTGTCTCTATAGTTGCCAATCGTTTTAAAGGAATCAGAGCTGCTCTTTGCAGAACTCCTGAAGACGCAGAAATGGCCCGCAAGCATAACGACGCTAACGTTTTGTGCTTAGGCGCTAGATTCAATACTGAAGAAGAAATCAAAAAAATCATATCGAGCTGGTTTGAAAATAGTTTTGAAGGTGGCAGACACACTGATCGCCTGAATAAATTTTCTGATCTAGGAGAAGACTGTTGA
- a CDS encoding polyprenol monophosphomannose synthase has protein sequence MFDQSVVIIPTYNEALNVHSMIERLFHLYPDISILIIDDNSPDHTAKVVEGLQDKNPNLFLLKREGKLGLGTAYLAGFNWALMRDFEYIAQMDCDFSHDPSDIKNLLNALIKSDLAIGSRYSENKIRTKDWPVHRLALSYIASFMFRTFTGMKIKDMSGGFKAFRRTTLEKINMENVVSKGYVFQFEMNYKVHSLGLKVVEVPIIFYQRMLGVSKMNSGIMVEAVKVFIYLRFKKMMGTLN, from the coding sequence GTGTTCGATCAGTCTGTAGTTATCATTCCAACTTACAATGAAGCGCTCAATGTTCATTCAATGATCGAGCGCTTATTCCATTTATACCCTGATATCTCAATCCTCATTATCGACGATAATTCGCCCGATCACACCGCGAAAGTGGTCGAGGGGCTACAAGACAAGAACCCCAACCTTTTTTTGCTTAAACGCGAGGGAAAACTAGGTCTGGGAACGGCTTACCTGGCAGGCTTTAACTGGGCACTGATGCGCGACTTCGAGTATATCGCTCAAATGGATTGTGACTTCTCTCACGACCCCTCTGATATCAAAAATCTACTGAATGCCCTTATCAAGTCAGATCTGGCGATCGGCTCTCGTTACAGTGAAAATAAAATCAGAACGAAGGACTGGCCGGTGCATCGCCTGGCGCTTTCTTATATCGCCTCTTTCATGTTCAGGACTTTTACTGGAATGAAAATTAAAGATATGTCCGGAGGCTTCAAGGCCTTTCGTCGAACGACACTAGAAAAGATCAACATGGAAAACGTCGTGTCTAAAGGCTATGTTTTTCAATTTGAAATGAATTATAAAGTGCATTCACTGGGACTCAAAGTTGTTGAAGTCCCGATCATCTTTTATCAAAGAATGTTAGGTGTCTCTAAAATGAATAGCGGAATCATGGTCGAGGCCGTGAAGGTATTCATCTATCTAAGATTCAAAAAAATGATGGGAACTCTAAACTAG
- a CDS encoding metal-dependent transcriptional regulator yields MMTKTPDPKDNHENDLSHSMVHYLLTIHKLKENRGFARVTDIAKDLDLTKGSVSTMLNNLKKKGLIQEEDECKFVVLTDLGHDEVHRILSSRTLLFYFLRDFVGVDEKTAEFDSCQMEHLMSSQTSERFFNFMKTLACSCEDMAKNGQLPKSFQFKTTLDLCSYTSADDFMHNQKGDSHLPTDK; encoded by the coding sequence ATGATGACAAAAACACCTGATCCAAAAGACAATCACGAAAATGACCTATCTCACTCAATGGTTCACTACCTTCTGACGATTCACAAATTGAAAGAAAATAGAGGATTCGCTAGAGTGACTGACATTGCAAAAGATTTAGATCTTACAAAAGGATCTGTGTCGACAATGTTGAACAATCTAAAAAAGAAAGGACTGATTCAGGAAGAAGACGAATGTAAATTTGTTGTTCTAACAGATCTAGGTCACGACGAAGTTCACCGTATTTTATCATCAAGAACTCTTCTGTTTTATTTCCTTAGAGACTTCGTTGGAGTTGATGAGAAAACAGCTGAATTCGATTCATGTCAGATGGAACATTTAATGAGCTCGCAAACGAGTGAAAGGTTTTTTAACTTCATGAAGACTCTTGCTTGTTCATGTGAAGACATGGCAAAAAATGGTCAGTTACCAAAGTCATTCCAGTTTAAAACGACATTAGATTTATGTTCGTACACTTCTGCTGACGATTTTATGCACAATCAAAAAGGCGACAGCCATTTACCGACTGATAAGTAG
- a CDS encoding M3 family metallopeptidase — translation MNVLLKKFTTPFETVPFNEIKPEDFLPAVKEAIATAKGRIAAIKANTAPETFENVMEALEAASPEVDLISGIFFNLHSAETNDKIQEIAKEFSPLLTDFGNDISLDADLFKKIKKVWDHKDNFNLTAEQKMLLEKSYKSFVRNGALLNDAQKEKMREISSRLSTLGLQFGDHILKETNEYVMLVDNKEDLKGLPEDVAEAAATTAKEKGHEGKWAFTLQYPSVIPFLTHASNRELRKKLWLANSTKGFKDGETDNKAIIKEIASLRHQKANLLGYESHAHFVLEERMASNPKTVFEFIENIVNHATPAAIKETEELRAYAKKLDGVEDLQKWDTGYYAEKLKNEKFQVNDEMLRPYFKLENVIDGVFQVAKNLYGLTFQQRFDIPVYHEDVKTYDVLDENGKHVSVFYADFHPRAGKRGGAWMTSFRGQKVDQGVQVRPHVAIVCNFTKPTATKPSLLGFDEVTTLFHEFGHALHGMLADTKYESLSGTNVFWDFVELPSQILENWAYEKECLDLFAEHFETKEKIPAELIKKIKDSSSFLEGRATLRQLSFATVDMAWHSANPASITDIEAFESNSMGKMDFLPAVQGTSISTAFSHIFAGGYSAGYYSYKWAEVLDADAFEFFKEKGIFNREVAKKFRDNVLSKGGSQHPMDLYVAFRGQKPNPDALLRRAGLLHK, via the coding sequence ATGAACGTTTTATTAAAAAAATTCACAACACCATTTGAAACAGTGCCTTTCAATGAAATTAAACCAGAAGATTTTCTTCCAGCAGTAAAAGAAGCAATCGCTACAGCAAAAGGAAGAATCGCTGCGATTAAAGCTAATACAGCTCCAGAAACTTTTGAAAATGTTATGGAAGCTCTTGAAGCAGCAAGCCCTGAAGTGGATTTAATCTCAGGAATTTTCTTCAACCTGCACTCAGCAGAAACAAACGATAAAATCCAAGAGATCGCAAAAGAATTCTCACCACTACTGACAGATTTTGGAAACGACATCAGCTTAGATGCTGATCTATTCAAGAAAATCAAAAAAGTTTGGGATCACAAAGATAACTTCAATCTAACAGCTGAACAAAAAATGCTTTTAGAAAAAAGCTATAAGAGTTTCGTAAGAAATGGGGCCCTTTTAAATGATGCTCAAAAAGAAAAGATGAGAGAGATCTCTTCAAGACTTTCGACATTAGGTCTTCAATTCGGTGATCATATTCTTAAGGAAACTAACGAGTATGTAATGTTAGTTGATAATAAGGAGGATTTAAAAGGTCTTCCAGAAGATGTCGCTGAAGCTGCAGCGACAACAGCAAAAGAAAAAGGCCACGAAGGTAAGTGGGCGTTCACGCTTCAATACCCAAGTGTGATTCCATTTTTAACTCACGCTTCTAACCGCGAGCTACGTAAAAAATTATGGCTGGCAAATTCTACAAAAGGATTTAAAGACGGCGAAACTGATAACAAAGCAATCATTAAAGAGATCGCATCTCTTAGACACCAAAAAGCTAATCTTTTAGGTTACGAGTCTCACGCTCACTTCGTACTAGAAGAGAGAATGGCCTCTAACCCAAAAACAGTTTTTGAGTTCATCGAAAACATTGTTAACCACGCGACTCCTGCAGCGATCAAAGAAACGGAAGAGCTAAGAGCTTATGCTAAGAAGCTTGATGGAGTTGAAGACTTGCAAAAGTGGGATACTGGTTATTACGCTGAAAAACTAAAAAACGAAAAGTTCCAAGTTAACGACGAAATGCTTCGTCCATACTTTAAACTTGAAAATGTTATTGATGGAGTTTTCCAGGTAGCAAAAAATCTTTACGGACTAACTTTTCAACAACGTTTTGACATTCCTGTGTACCACGAAGATGTTAAAACTTACGACGTTCTTGATGAAAATGGAAAACACGTTTCAGTATTTTACGCTGACTTCCACCCAAGAGCAGGTAAAAGAGGCGGAGCTTGGATGACAAGTTTCAGAGGACAAAAAGTAGATCAAGGTGTTCAGGTTCGTCCACACGTTGCTATCGTTTGTAACTTCACAAAACCAACGGCAACAAAGCCATCACTTTTAGGTTTCGATGAAGTGACAACTCTGTTCCACGAATTCGGTCACGCTCTTCACGGAATGCTAGCTGATACAAAATACGAAAGCCTTTCAGGAACAAACGTATTCTGGGATTTCGTTGAACTTCCATCACAAATTCTAGAAAACTGGGCATACGAAAAAGAGTGTCTTGACCTTTTTGCTGAGCACTTTGAAACGAAAGAAAAAATCCCAGCTGAGCTTATCAAAAAGATTAAAGATTCTTCTAGCTTCCTTGAAGGTAGAGCGACTTTAAGACAATTAAGTTTTGCAACTGTAGATATGGCATGGCATTCGGCTAACCCTGCTTCAATTACTGATATCGAAGCTTTCGAATCAAACAGCATGGGGAAAATGGATTTCCTTCCAGCGGTTCAAGGGACAAGTATTTCTACTGCGTTCTCACACATTTTTGCTGGTGGATACTCTGCAGGTTACTACTCTTATAAATGGGCAGAAGTTTTAGATGCTGACGCTTTTGAATTCTTTAAAGAGAAAGGGATCTTCAATCGTGAAGTCGCTAAGAAATTCAGAGACAACGTTCTATCTAAAGGCGGAAGCCAACACCCGATGGATTTATATGTTGCTTTCAGAGGGCAAAAGCCTAATCCGGATGCTTTATTGAGAAGAGCTGGCCTACTACATAAATAA
- a CDS encoding transposase — translation MKKLRKHTQLSLLNPKRAGRPAIHDSGIRHTKRFRLKKPSSLHLTIKVRENKADIQNKRILKALHNAIRRARLKGLKIVHYTLEYNHVHLLVESMDNKILHKGMQAFGITIAKAINKIKRTKGAVYKNRYHLRVIDSPRQLKNVLHYIFSNGIKHKRTKSQIDLFNSMIAEEKLNILYPKEAKKIWADIQKSEFLKVFQIDLYRVLSPGEIYFKSISYLT, via the coding sequence ATGAAGAAACTAAGAAAACATACCCAGCTAAGTTTATTAAACCCTAAGCGAGCAGGAAGGCCTGCCATTCACGATTCAGGAATCCGTCACACTAAAAGATTCAGGTTGAAAAAACCAAGCTCTCTTCATCTCACTATTAAGGTTAGAGAGAATAAGGCAGATATCCAAAATAAAAGAATTCTGAAGGCCCTTCATAATGCGATTAGGAGGGCAAGGTTGAAGGGATTGAAAATCGTTCATTATACGTTGGAGTATAATCATGTTCATTTGTTAGTGGAGAGTATGGATAATAAGATTCTGCACAAGGGGATGCAGGCCTTTGGGATTACAATTGCTAAGGCCATTAATAAAATTAAGAGAACGAAAGGTGCAGTTTATAAAAATCGTTATCACTTGAGAGTGATTGATTCGCCAAGACAGTTAAAGAATGTTCTTCATTATATTTTTAGTAATGGGATTAAGCATAAGAGGACTAAGTCCCAGATTGATCTATTTAATTCAATGATTGCTGAAGAAAAATTAAATATTTTATACCCGAAAGAAGCAAAAAAGATTTGGGCAGATATTCAAAAAAGTGAGTTTTTAAAGGTCTTCCAAATAGATCTCTATAGGGTTTTGAGTCCGGGAGAGATCTATTTTAAAAGTATAAGTTATCTGACTTGA
- a CDS encoding NAD(P)H-dependent flavin oxidoreductase → MISTWITKTFDIKYPIILAPMFLVSNNKMLIEAYKNGFIGCIPSLNYRTPAEFEAAMSDLRTQCNGKFGINLIVNKSNVHLNDHLEVLKKYPPAFVITSLGSPEAVINALKPLGVKILCDVVEVEYAKKVESLGADALIAVNSGAGGHAGNISPSILVPMLMKATKLPVISAGGVGTGAGLLSVMALGAEGVSIGSPYIATVESGVSKEYKQAVVDFGAADIVMTTKISGSPCSVINTPYVKKIGTEQNFVESFLNHNKSIKKYAKMLTYYKGMKAVEKAAFAATYKTVWVAGPSIEFSHAIETVEAITKRIISEYEAAYNTLVERQVR, encoded by the coding sequence ATGATTTCAACTTGGATCACTAAAACTTTTGATATTAAGTACCCAATTATTCTCGCTCCCATGTTCCTTGTATCGAATAATAAAATGCTGATTGAAGCTTATAAAAATGGCTTCATTGGATGCATTCCCTCTCTGAACTACCGCACTCCGGCCGAATTTGAAGCTGCCATGTCAGATCTTCGCACGCAATGTAACGGGAAATTCGGAATTAATCTCATAGTAAATAAGTCAAATGTTCACTTGAATGACCATTTGGAAGTTTTAAAAAAGTATCCACCAGCATTCGTGATCACTTCACTTGGGTCGCCAGAAGCGGTTATCAATGCACTTAAGCCATTAGGCGTAAAAATTCTTTGTGACGTTGTTGAAGTTGAATACGCGAAAAAAGTTGAAAGTCTGGGGGCCGATGCTTTGATTGCAGTTAACTCAGGTGCCGGCGGACATGCTGGAAACATCTCTCCTTCAATCCTTGTTCCCATGCTTATGAAAGCAACAAAGCTTCCAGTTATTTCAGCTGGTGGTGTAGGAACAGGAGCAGGACTTCTTTCAGTTATGGCCCTAGGTGCAGAAGGTGTTTCAATCGGATCTCCTTATATCGCAACAGTAGAATCTGGTGTTTCAAAAGAATACAAACAAGCAGTGGTTGATTTTGGTGCTGCTGACATCGTTATGACGACAAAAATTTCAGGAAGCCCATGTTCTGTTATCAATACTCCTTATGTAAAAAAGATTGGAACTGAACAAAATTTTGTTGAATCTTTTTTGAACCACAATAAATCGATTAAAAAATATGCCAAAATGCTGACTTACTATAAAGGAATGAAAGCTGTAGAAAAAGCCGCATTCGCAGCGACTTATAAAACCGTTTGGGTTGCTGGTCCTTCAATTGAATTTTCTCATGCAATTGAAACAGTCGAAGCGATCACAAAACGAATCATTTCTGAATACGAAGCCGCCTACAATACCCTAGTTGAACGTCAAGTCAGATAA
- a CDS encoding M20/M25/M40 family metallo-hydrolase, translated as MKSFKMVSLAVAMTAIPTLTTTTAFAAEKQVYISIDRDALNFSEKTFGNRVEEISTQDGISIIKIDEEAIPWLSMLMHKNFNRCGGFMQHDDEADAMELLASQSGAQLFAKNNTFADYSLTQEAIVKPLINEVKAENILATITKLSSFKNRYYKGEFGKASAAFIKETWTALVKNRTDATVEYFPHSAWDQPSIILTLKGKSDETIVLGGHQDSINGSFGGAAATAPGADDNASGISTITEVIRILADSSYQPEKTIKFMAYAAEEVGLLGSKEIAKSFKTKGVNVIGVMQLDMTNFQGTKDLDIVMMRDYTNEQQNAFVGTIIDKYVPGIKWGYDKCGYGCSDHASWNAQGYPASMPFEARMNDMNHNIHTARDTLSVSGGNASHAAKFAKMAVAFVVELDR; from the coding sequence ATGAAAAGTTTTAAAATGGTATCTTTGGCAGTGGCAATGACTGCTATCCCGACTCTTACTACAACAACAGCGTTCGCTGCTGAAAAACAAGTCTACATTTCAATTGATAGAGATGCTCTTAACTTCTCTGAGAAGACATTCGGAAACCGCGTTGAGGAAATTAGTACTCAAGACGGAATCAGTATTATCAAGATCGATGAAGAAGCGATTCCATGGCTTTCAATGTTGATGCATAAAAACTTCAACCGTTGTGGTGGATTCATGCAACATGATGATGAAGCTGATGCGATGGAGCTACTAGCTTCTCAATCAGGTGCTCAATTATTTGCTAAGAACAACACATTTGCTGATTACTCACTTACTCAAGAAGCGATTGTTAAGCCTCTTATTAATGAAGTGAAAGCAGAAAACATTCTAGCGACGATCACTAAACTTTCTTCATTTAAAAATCGTTACTACAAAGGTGAATTTGGAAAAGCATCAGCTGCTTTCATCAAAGAAACTTGGACTGCTCTTGTAAAAAACAGAACAGATGCAACCGTTGAATATTTCCCTCACTCAGCTTGGGATCAACCATCAATTATTCTAACGCTTAAGGGCAAGTCTGATGAGACAATCGTTTTAGGCGGTCACCAGGATTCAATCAATGGGTCTTTTGGTGGAGCAGCAGCAACAGCGCCAGGTGCTGATGACAATGCTTCAGGAATTTCAACAATCACTGAAGTTATCAGAATCCTAGCTGACAGCTCATACCAACCAGAAAAGACAATTAAGTTTATGGCCTATGCAGCAGAAGAAGTTGGTCTATTAGGATCAAAAGAAATTGCAAAAAGCTTTAAGACAAAAGGTGTAAATGTTATTGGTGTAATGCAACTTGATATGACGAACTTCCAGGGAACAAAAGACTTAGATATCGTTATGATGAGAGATTATACTAACGAGCAACAAAACGCTTTCGTTGGAACAATCATTGATAAATATGTCCCAGGTATCAAATGGGGATATGACAAATGTGGATACGGATGTTCTGACCACGCTTCATGGAACGCACAAGGTTATCCAGCTTCTATGCCATTCGAAGCAAGAATGAATGATATGAACCATAACATTCACACTGCAAGAGACACTTTGAGTGTTTCTGGTGGAAACGCTAGCCATGCTGCAAAGTTTGCAAAAATGGCAGTAGCTTTCGTCGTAGAATTAGACCGATAA